One window from the genome of Thermoleophilaceae bacterium encodes:
- a CDS encoding haloalkane dehalogenase, whose amino-acid sequence MEIYRTPEERFENLPGYDFAPNYTDVDGLRLHYVDEGEGRPVVCFHGEPTWAYLYRKMLPPLVGAGHRVVCPDYPGFGRSDKPTERGWYTYDRHVEHVSALLAGLDLRDATVVVQDWGGPIGLRWAVENPERVARLVILNTGLFTGRVSKGFMAWRNFAEKNPDLPVGMVIQGATTSELPDDVVAAYEAPFPTPESKAGAAQFPLIVPVEEGAPGASEMRAVSDELSRWDKPCLVAFSDSDPVFPFPRSGQVFADLVPGAAEQVPVEGAAHFLQEDRGERIAEEILRFSAA is encoded by the coding sequence ATGGAGATCTACCGCACGCCCGAGGAGCGCTTCGAGAACCTGCCCGGCTACGACTTCGCCCCCAACTACACCGACGTGGACGGCCTCCGGCTGCACTACGTGGACGAGGGGGAGGGCCGGCCCGTCGTCTGCTTCCACGGCGAGCCCACCTGGGCCTACCTCTACCGCAAGATGCTGCCGCCCCTCGTGGGAGCGGGGCACCGCGTGGTGTGCCCGGACTATCCGGGCTTCGGGCGCTCCGACAAGCCCACGGAGCGCGGCTGGTACACCTACGACCGCCATGTCGAGCACGTCTCGGCCCTGCTCGCGGGGCTCGACCTGCGCGACGCCACGGTGGTCGTGCAGGACTGGGGCGGGCCGATCGGGCTGCGCTGGGCGGTGGAGAACCCCGAGCGCGTGGCGCGGCTCGTGATCCTCAACACCGGCCTGTTCACCGGCCGGGTGTCGAAGGGGTTCATGGCCTGGCGCAACTTCGCGGAGAAGAACCCGGACCTGCCGGTGGGCATGGTGATCCAGGGCGCCACCACCAGCGAGCTGCCCGACGACGTGGTGGCGGCCTACGAGGCGCCGTTCCCAACGCCGGAGTCGAAGGCGGGGGCTGCGCAGTTCCCGCTGATCGTGCCCGTCGAGGAGGGGGCGCCGGGCGCCTCCGAGATGCGCGCGGTGTCCGACGAGCTGTCGCGCTGGGACAAGCCGTGCCTGGTGGCCTTCTCGGACTCCGATCCCGTCTTCCCCTTCCCGCGCTCGGGCCAGGTGTTCGCGGACCTCGTGCCCGGGGCGGCCGAGCAGGTGCCGGTCGAGGGAGCGGCCCACTTCCTGCAGGAGGACCGCGGCGAGCGCATCGCCGAGGAGATCCTGCGTTTCTCGGCAGCTTGA
- a CDS encoding PP2C family protein-serine/threonine phosphatase, which yields MRPDERRDVQIVAIVASLGAILLLRLTLMPDPGSVELLPVLAAAWWFGTRAALVAGVAASAVLVAAALFADPFEPWTLVVRIPLVMVPAWLLGQLRDERERRIAELGRLRVIQDALAPVQAPDLPLLEVATRYVPAERGVAGDFYLVAPGHNNSTVVVVGDVVGKGIDAAKRATFARATLSACAPYSDNPVHLLRVTNAELIRQHGVSAEFITMVCVVVRPDSSLVWASAGHPPPLSLTDGQPIGTFKPSYPLGIAPELPVVGYHARLPQAGILLYTDGVTDARPRRQSYEPFGRVRLTRLIDELNRPTPDEAVERVVEAARVFSRGRLPDDVCLVALRSKLSPAWTSTMAERVEAVAHPPAVAEPMAAPEPARESQAAPAR from the coding sequence GTGCGGCCTGACGAGCGCCGTGACGTCCAGATCGTCGCGATCGTCGCCTCGCTCGGGGCCATTCTGCTGCTGCGGCTCACGCTCATGCCCGACCCGGGCTCGGTCGAGCTGCTGCCGGTGCTGGCGGCCGCCTGGTGGTTCGGCACCCGCGCGGCGCTCGTCGCCGGCGTGGCCGCCTCCGCGGTGCTCGTGGCGGCCGCCCTCTTTGCCGATCCGTTCGAGCCCTGGACGCTGGTCGTGCGCATCCCCCTCGTCATGGTGCCCGCGTGGCTGCTCGGGCAGCTGCGCGACGAACGCGAGCGGCGCATCGCCGAGCTCGGCCGCCTGCGGGTGATCCAAGACGCGCTCGCCCCCGTTCAGGCGCCGGACCTGCCGCTGCTCGAGGTGGCCACGCGCTACGTGCCGGCCGAGCGCGGCGTGGCCGGTGACTTCTACCTCGTCGCGCCGGGGCACAACAACTCGACGGTCGTGGTCGTCGGAGACGTCGTGGGCAAGGGGATCGACGCCGCCAAGCGCGCCACCTTCGCCCGCGCCACGCTCAGCGCGTGCGCGCCCTACTCCGACAACCCGGTGCACCTGCTGCGCGTGACCAACGCAGAGCTCATCCGCCAGCACGGCGTGTCGGCGGAGTTCATCACGATGGTGTGCGTGGTGGTGCGGCCCGACTCCTCGCTGGTGTGGGCAAGCGCGGGCCACCCCCCGCCGCTGTCGCTCACGGACGGTCAGCCGATCGGCACGTTCAAGCCCTCTTACCCGCTCGGCATCGCCCCCGAGCTGCCGGTGGTGGGATACCACGCGCGCCTACCCCAGGCCGGGATCCTGCTCTACACCGACGGCGTCACGGACGCGCGCCCCCGGCGCCAGTCGTACGAGCCGTTCGGGCGCGTGCGGCTCACGCGGCTGATCGACGAGCTCAACCGCCCCACGCCCGACGAGGCCGTCGAACGGGTGGTGGAGGCGGCGCGGGTGTTCTCGCGCGGGCGGCTCCCGGACGACGTCTGCCTCGTGGCGCTGCGGTCGAAGCTCTCCCCCGCCTGGACGAGCACCATGGCCGAGCGCGTGGAGGCGGTCGCGCACCCGCCGGCGGTCGCCGAGCCCATGGCCGCCCCCGAGCCCGCGCGCGAGTCGCAGGCCGCACCGGCCCGCTAG
- a CDS encoding wax ester/triacylglycerol synthase family O-acyltransferase — protein sequence MGPRVPHAREEAHETSLTGPVALSPADLSAIQAEQGPVHMHVAGVLVFGGRVAPATIARRIEERIHLVPHYRMRLAPSAPLGLSQPVWEEDPDFSAARHVRAVRWPAPGDDAALAAVVGPAMSERLDRERPLWELLVVDSAETGRTAVVAKMHHALVDGIAAIGVATVILDPTPEPLDLPPPAGDVEERRRTWVAELAALMPQLDLQRRLGAMEPLLPRVPADVAPGPRELRALAAAVGVPGRRELRRLATAQLDVPRRLAGGGGRGLVVAAGGVSPRRAQRRLTDALDTLRELSRARPQAPDTRINAAIGPERAFAVARADLEVVKAIRRAAGASVNDVLLAAVALMLEEYLGDDPPETAIALVPVSTRDTTGDSELGNRISTVFIDLPLRGEPLDRVRAIAASTRELRGSAQVRAGAFVVGAAGLAPPIVASLTARALGAPRLFNLVVSNVPGPQQTFYLDGVPLREVFPAVPLNPRNQALSIGMLSYDGGVGFGLLADRDALPDVADAAAGLERALAGLAAAAGA from the coding sequence GTGGGACCACGTGTTCCGCACGCCCGCGAAGAAGCTCACGAGACGTCCCTGACCGGCCCGGTCGCCCTGTCGCCGGCGGATCTGTCCGCGATCCAGGCGGAGCAGGGGCCGGTGCACATGCACGTCGCCGGCGTGCTCGTGTTCGGCGGGCGGGTGGCGCCGGCCACGATTGCGCGGCGCATCGAGGAGCGCATCCACCTCGTGCCGCACTACCGCATGCGGCTGGCGCCGAGCGCCCCGCTGGGCCTGTCGCAGCCGGTGTGGGAGGAGGACCCGGACTTCAGCGCCGCGCGCCACGTGCGCGCGGTGCGCTGGCCCGCGCCCGGCGACGACGCCGCGCTCGCCGCCGTGGTGGGCCCGGCGATGTCCGAGCGCCTCGACCGCGAGCGACCGCTCTGGGAGCTGCTCGTGGTGGACAGCGCCGAGACCGGGCGCACCGCGGTGGTGGCGAAGATGCACCACGCGCTCGTGGACGGGATCGCCGCGATCGGCGTGGCCACCGTGATCCTCGATCCCACCCCGGAGCCGCTCGACCTGCCCCCGCCCGCCGGTGATGTCGAGGAACGGCGGCGCACCTGGGTCGCCGAGCTCGCCGCGCTGATGCCCCAGCTCGACCTGCAGCGCCGGCTCGGGGCAATGGAGCCCCTGCTGCCGCGGGTGCCCGCGGACGTGGCGCCGGGCCCGCGGGAGCTGCGCGCGCTCGCGGCGGCCGTGGGCGTCCCCGGGCGGCGCGAGCTGCGGCGCCTGGCCACCGCCCAGCTCGACGTGCCCCGGCGGCTGGCCGGCGGGGGCGGCCGCGGGCTCGTGGTCGCCGCGGGGGGCGTGAGCCCGCGACGGGCGCAGCGCCGCCTGACCGACGCCCTCGACACCCTCCGCGAGCTCAGCCGCGCGCGCCCGCAGGCGCCCGACACGCGGATCAACGCCGCGATCGGCCCCGAGCGCGCGTTCGCAGTCGCTCGCGCGGACCTCGAGGTCGTGAAGGCCATCCGGCGGGCGGCCGGGGCCAGCGTGAACGACGTGCTGCTGGCGGCGGTCGCGCTCATGCTCGAGGAGTACCTGGGTGATGACCCGCCCGAGACCGCGATCGCCCTCGTCCCGGTGTCCACGCGCGACACCACGGGTGACAGCGAGCTCGGCAACCGCATCTCCACCGTGTTCATCGACCTCCCCCTGCGGGGAGAGCCGCTGGACCGGGTGCGGGCGATCGCGGCGTCCACCCGCGAGCTGCGCGGCTCCGCGCAGGTCCGCGCCGGCGCCTTCGTCGTGGGAGCGGCGGGCCTCGCCCCGCCGATCGTGGCCTCGCTCACGGCGCGGGCGCTGGGCGCGCCGCGCCTGTTCAACCTCGTGGTGTCGAACGTGCCCGGCCCGCAGCAGACCTTCTACCTCGACGGTGTCCCGCTGCGCGAGGTCTTCCCGGCGGTCCCGCTGAACCCGCGCAACCAGGCCCTGTCGATCGGGATGCTCAGCTACGACGGCGGCGTGGGCTTCGGGCTGCTGGCCGACCGCGACGCGCTGCCGGACGTGGCGGACGCGGCGGCGGGGCTGGAGCGAGCGCTGGCGGGGCTGGCGGCTGCTGCCGGCGCCTAG
- a CDS encoding cellulase family glycosylhydrolase yields the protein MRGRLLAVCVALGCALLAAASSATAAEPLSHSGRWLTDSDGRVVVLHGVNMVSKRPPFEPEAVGFSADDAAFLAEHGFNTARVGVIYAALEPRPGEYDDAYLDSIQRTVDLLAQHGIHSQLDFHQDLYNQRFGGEGFPDWATHDDGLPAQPRLGFPANYLAMPALWRAFDHFWANDFGLQDRYAAAWRHVAARFAGHPFVMGYDLMNEPWPGSAWPTCVVPEVGCPLFDAGPLTSFSKRMIAAIRQADPDGLVWYEPNVIFNSGVPTRHGDTGDPNAGFSFHNYCLAAGVVPGVSLPPELQDPVCGLVERDFVFAHAEEHSRRTGDALLLSEFGASDDLGLLRRLVEGADEYRLSWQYWHYCTCADPTTSGGGGAQSLVEDPAQPPTGANVKKAKLDVLARPFPRAVAGTPESWAFDPASRAFTLQYATRRADGGSLAPGLETEVFLPPRHYPGTYEVDVTGASVTSPPGARVLRLVAGPDSTRVSIRVRPA from the coding sequence ATGCGGGGGAGGCTCCTGGCCGTCTGTGTCGCCCTGGGCTGCGCGCTGCTCGCCGCGGCATCCTCCGCCACGGCCGCCGAGCCCCTCTCCCACTCCGGCCGCTGGCTCACGGACTCCGACGGACGCGTGGTGGTGCTCCACGGCGTGAACATGGTCTCCAAGCGGCCGCCGTTCGAGCCCGAGGCCGTGGGCTTCTCCGCCGACGACGCGGCATTCCTCGCCGAGCACGGCTTCAACACCGCCCGCGTGGGCGTGATCTACGCGGCGCTGGAGCCGCGCCCGGGCGAGTACGACGACGCCTATCTCGACTCGATCCAGCGCACCGTGGACCTGCTCGCCCAGCACGGGATCCACTCCCAGCTCGACTTCCACCAGGACCTCTACAACCAGCGCTTCGGTGGCGAGGGCTTCCCCGACTGGGCTACCCACGACGACGGGCTGCCCGCACAGCCGCGCCTCGGCTTCCCCGCCAACTACCTGGCCATGCCCGCGCTGTGGCGCGCCTTCGACCACTTCTGGGCCAACGACTTCGGACTCCAGGATCGCTACGCGGCTGCCTGGCGCCACGTGGCCGCGCGCTTCGCCGGGCACCCGTTCGTCATGGGCTACGACCTGATGAACGAGCCGTGGCCGGGCAGCGCCTGGCCCACGTGCGTCGTGCCCGAAGTGGGCTGCCCGCTGTTCGACGCCGGGCCGCTCACCAGCTTCTCGAAGCGCATGATCGCCGCCATCCGCCAGGCCGACCCCGACGGACTGGTCTGGTACGAGCCCAACGTCATCTTCAACTCCGGCGTGCCCACACGGCACGGCGACACGGGCGACCCCAACGCCGGCTTCTCCTTCCACAACTACTGCCTGGCGGCCGGCGTGGTGCCTGGAGTGTCGCTGCCGCCCGAGCTGCAGGACCCGGTGTGCGGGCTGGTCGAGCGCGACTTCGTGTTCGCCCACGCGGAGGAGCACTCGCGCCGCACGGGCGACGCCCTGCTGCTGTCGGAGTTCGGCGCCAGCGACGACCTCGGCCTGCTGCGCCGCCTCGTGGAGGGGGCGGACGAGTACCGCCTGTCGTGGCAGTACTGGCACTACTGCACCTGCGCGGACCCCACCACCAGCGGCGGCGGCGGCGCCCAGTCGCTGGTGGAGGACCCCGCGCAGCCGCCCACGGGCGCCAACGTGAAGAAGGCCAAGCTCGACGTGCTCGCCCGCCCGTTCCCGCGAGCGGTGGCCGGCACTCCCGAGTCGTGGGCGTTCGATCCCGCCTCGCGCGCGTTCACCCTCCAGTACGCCACCCGGCGGGCGGATGGGGGCTCGCTCGCCCCCGGCCTCGAAACCGAGGTCTTCCTGCCTCCGCGCCACTACCCTGGCACGTATGAGGTGGATGTCACGGGCGCCTCGGTGACCTCGCCGCCCGGGGCGCGCGTGCTGCGGCTCGTGGCCGGTCCGGATTCGACCCGCGTGAGCATTCGGGTTCGACCGGCCTAG
- a CDS encoding nuclear transport factor 2 family protein, with product MTVGATTDTLACGLAFAEAYAAGDEVRLETLLAPDVRQREIAPGEIVKLRGAPEVLREAREFLAAYDSHETLAVDVERVGERVRAGTRWRLRRGDDAWIVEWWEFLTVDDGRISAIDVVCSGAVREAGAGAA from the coding sequence ATGACGGTAGGAGCGACCACCGACACCCTGGCCTGTGGGCTCGCATTCGCCGAGGCGTACGCGGCGGGCGACGAGGTGCGCCTCGAGACGCTGCTCGCGCCGGACGTGCGCCAGCGGGAGATCGCCCCGGGCGAGATCGTGAAGCTGCGCGGCGCCCCCGAGGTACTCCGCGAGGCGCGGGAGTTCCTCGCCGCCTACGACTCCCACGAGACGCTGGCCGTGGACGTGGAGCGCGTGGGCGAGCGCGTGCGCGCCGGCACCCGCTGGCGCCTGCGCCGCGGCGACGATGCGTGGATCGTGGAGTGGTGGGAGTTCCTCACCGTGGATGACGGGCGCATCAGCGCGATCGACGTCGTCTGCTCGGGCGCGGTGCGCGAGGCGGGTGCCGGTGCGGCCTGA
- a CDS encoding YibE/F family protein — MLAALALATGIGLAILWPGDDPGGTDLGGLVAGETEAAEVVGISAEGCEALAGPGCRLVLFELRSGPNEGEQSALTLPGGDALAPELQPGDSVRVLRNVPSGIDPALARELPIDDVSTQPFAFVDFERRAPLVWLAIAFAILVIAFGRGRGALSLIGLAASLALVIAFVAPAILDGAAPLPVAIVGALAIMFVTVALTHGANAKSAAAMLGTAASLLLTALLALAFVELAHITGLSSEEATLLQGSAPGELSLQGLVLAGMVIGALGVLDDVTVSQASTVMALRRANPAQHAGELYRNALAVGRDHLGATVNTLVLAYAGAALPVLLIFSSQGTSVGEALNREPVATEVVAMLVGSIGLIVAVPLTTAVAAALASRLPASALPEHGHEHTH, encoded by the coding sequence GTGCTGGCCGCGCTCGCGCTGGCCACGGGGATCGGGCTCGCCATCCTCTGGCCCGGCGACGATCCGGGCGGAACCGACCTCGGCGGTCTCGTGGCTGGTGAGACCGAGGCGGCGGAGGTGGTGGGGATCAGCGCGGAAGGCTGCGAGGCGCTCGCGGGCCCCGGCTGCCGGCTCGTCCTGTTCGAGCTGCGCAGCGGGCCCAACGAGGGCGAGCAGAGCGCGCTGACGCTGCCCGGCGGGGACGCGCTCGCGCCGGAGCTGCAGCCGGGCGACTCCGTCCGCGTGCTCCGCAACGTCCCCTCCGGCATCGACCCGGCGCTTGCCCGGGAGCTGCCCATCGACGACGTGTCCACCCAGCCGTTCGCCTTCGTCGACTTCGAGCGGCGCGCGCCGCTCGTCTGGCTCGCCATCGCGTTCGCCATCCTGGTCATCGCGTTCGGGCGCGGGCGCGGTGCGCTCTCGCTCATCGGGCTGGCGGCCAGCCTCGCGCTCGTCATCGCGTTCGTCGCGCCGGCCATTCTCGACGGCGCAGCGCCGCTGCCGGTGGCCATCGTGGGCGCGCTGGCCATCATGTTCGTCACGGTTGCGCTCACTCACGGCGCCAACGCGAAGAGCGCCGCGGCCATGCTCGGCACCGCGGCCAGCCTGCTCCTCACGGCGCTGCTCGCCCTTGCGTTCGTGGAGCTCGCCCACATCACCGGGCTGTCCTCCGAGGAGGCCACGCTGCTCCAAGGGTCCGCGCCGGGGGAGCTCTCGCTCCAGGGCCTCGTGCTCGCCGGCATGGTCATCGGAGCACTCGGCGTGCTCGACGACGTCACGGTCAGCCAGGCCTCCACGGTCATGGCCCTGCGCCGCGCCAACCCGGCGCAGCACGCCGGCGAGCTCTACCGCAACGCGCTGGCGGTGGGCCGCGACCATCTCGGCGCCACCGTCAACACGCTGGTGCTCGCGTATGCGGGCGCCGCGCTTCCCGTGCTGCTCATCTTCAGCAGTCAGGGCACGAGCGTCGGCGAGGCGCTCAACCGCGAGCCGGTGGCCACCGAGGTGGTGGCGATGCTCGTGGGCTCGATCGGGCTGATCGTGGCCGTTCCGCTCACCACTGCGGTGGCGGCGGCACTCGCGTCGCGGCTTCCTGCCTCCGCGCTGCCCGAGCATGGGCACGAGCACACGCACTAG
- a CDS encoding 5'-3' exonuclease H3TH domain-containing protein: protein MPQPLLAVDAPSLLYRAFFALPTKITGADGLPVNALLGSVNILLREVEAHAPRAVVCCFGPDAAEYRVELYPGYHAARPPMPDELVPQWERAPALFEAFGWRVDRHDSLEADDLLGAHAAAERAAGGRALVLTGDRDMYQCAGDGVTVLYMKTGARGAEVVDAAEVERRYGVPPAIVPDFIALRGDPSDGLPGAKGVGEKTAADLLRRHGSLEAAVAAAAGEKPRVAAALTDELLPAYKEIATLRPVDVERPPDAATDRAGGAAAARALGMERLAARLES, encoded by the coding sequence GTGCCGCAGCCGCTACTGGCCGTCGACGCCCCCTCGCTCCTCTACCGGGCCTTCTTCGCGCTCCCCACGAAGATCACCGGTGCGGACGGGCTGCCCGTCAACGCCCTGCTCGGCTCTGTGAACATCCTGCTGCGCGAGGTGGAGGCGCACGCCCCCCGGGCGGTGGTCTGCTGCTTCGGCCCCGATGCCGCCGAGTACCGCGTGGAGCTCTATCCCGGCTATCACGCCGCGCGTCCCCCCATGCCGGACGAGCTGGTGCCCCAGTGGGAACGCGCCCCCGCCCTGTTCGAGGCGTTCGGCTGGCGTGTGGACCGCCACGACTCGCTGGAGGCGGACGACCTGCTGGGCGCCCACGCCGCGGCGGAGCGCGCCGCCGGCGGCCGGGCGCTGGTGCTGACCGGCGACCGCGACATGTACCAGTGCGCGGGCGACGGCGTGACGGTGCTCTACATGAAGACCGGCGCGAGGGGCGCTGAGGTCGTGGACGCCGCCGAGGTCGAGCGCCGCTACGGAGTGCCGCCCGCGATCGTGCCTGACTTCATCGCGCTGCGAGGCGATCCCTCGGACGGCCTGCCGGGCGCCAAGGGAGTGGGCGAGAAGACGGCGGCCGATCTGCTGCGGCGCCACGGCTCGCTCGAGGCGGCGGTGGCCGCAGCCGCCGGCGAGAAGCCGCGCGTGGCGGCGGCGCTCACGGACGAGCTCCTCCCGGCGTACAAGGAGATCGCCACTCTGCGCCCGGTGGACGTCGAGCGCCCCCCGGATGCGGCCACCGACCGCGCGGGCGGCGCCGCCGCGGCGCGCGCGCTCGGCATGGAGCGGCTGGCCGCGCGGCTGGAGAGCTGA
- a CDS encoding metal ABC transporter substrate-binding protein: MRARLLLTAAVLALGAAGCGSDDDGASDAGGGLRAVATTTHAADLLANLGGERVDVHTLLTPTSDPHEYEPRPSDARAVAEAALVVRSGGDLDEWLGDVVENAGGDAEVLTLMNRVRTRGDDPHWWQDPRNAVLAVEAIGAALAEADPEGAAEYRRSVAAYARRIESLDADIAACMAAIPGGRRKLVTTHDSYGYFAARYDIEVVGAVIPSLSSQARPSAGDTAALVRQIREEDVAVIFPESALDPRLERAVADEAGAEVGESLYADSLGPEGSEGDTYLGALAHDAKALARGFTGGARGCDL, from the coding sequence ATGCGTGCCCGCCTCCTCCTGACCGCCGCCGTCCTCGCCCTGGGCGCGGCCGGCTGTGGCAGCGACGACGACGGCGCGAGCGATGCCGGCGGCGGGCTGCGCGCGGTGGCCACGACCACCCACGCCGCCGACCTGCTGGCGAACCTGGGCGGCGAGCGCGTGGACGTGCACACTTTGCTGACGCCCACGTCGGACCCGCACGAGTACGAGCCCCGGCCCAGCGACGCGCGGGCCGTGGCCGAGGCCGCTCTGGTGGTGCGCTCGGGAGGCGACCTGGACGAGTGGCTCGGCGACGTGGTGGAGAACGCCGGCGGCGATGCCGAGGTGCTCACGCTGATGAACCGAGTGAGGACGCGCGGGGACGATCCGCACTGGTGGCAGGATCCGCGCAACGCCGTGCTCGCGGTGGAGGCCATCGGCGCCGCACTGGCCGAGGCCGATCCCGAGGGGGCGGCCGAGTACCGGCGCAGCGTCGCGGCCTACGCCCGGCGGATCGAGTCGCTCGACGCCGACATCGCCGCGTGCATGGCCGCGATTCCCGGCGGGCGGCGCAAGCTCGTCACCACGCACGACTCCTACGGCTACTTCGCGGCGCGCTATGACATCGAGGTCGTAGGGGCGGTGATCCCGTCGCTCTCGAGCCAGGCGCGCCCGTCGGCCGGCGACACCGCGGCGCTGGTGCGCCAGATCCGGGAGGAGGACGTGGCGGTCATCTTCCCCGAGAGCGCGCTCGACCCCCGCCTCGAGCGGGCGGTGGCGGATGAGGCGGGGGCGGAGGTCGGTGAGTCCCTCTACGCCGACTCCCTCGGGCCCGAGGGCTCCGAGGGGGATACGTATCTCGGCGCGCTTGCCCACGACGCCAAAGCGCTGGCGCGAGGCTTCACCGGCGGCGCGCGCGGCTGCGACCTCTGA
- a CDS encoding metallophosphoesterase, translating to MAGLVLALACAAPAAAYTPEAPWPPAQGPGALYAHYGEEHWNDEDGLTLLPKVVADVVRYRPAVVTMSGDKANDGNAEELERWREIMRAYDEAGVPYFAAVGNHDREAPLGLPGGVSPVADLSNYVEVFAGRPYPFGDAAPYDDPALSPKERPVDDPEGAASHYFVDHGNVRWIFIDNSCQSITNCDPLQAPSAQNAAGRPQYEFLERAAGEAERDGRLAFVVMHQPTRDPRDPTYADPISLNHVMGKGISPDNQLFEIVAERAGVDAVFLGHIKGQFLYRGLGGIPYYIDGGAGGELYTTGPVGTDHGYWHGYRLLRVDGDRVETDTVPIVVEDGISIEGPDRVRRGERLHLEAFARQPVFHDPAQVPALELRDPDPRRPALLGSGLRDAGRWLLMPALLLLLLGLAARADLLSRGGLAPLALVVGLVAVSGYGAVSLAQSSQPTLTAKEALPTPARIWTSGNPLVLAPVAAEEDDPRRDTASQTDSGVFEASCPGRATVEITSGWEAQRTRITALSHNGRIVRSFRRGARSLRAGRARRVASVRLAQPAEVLVRVRRRGRTVATLAHECADGTLHAGWDGTRRGRRVRAGIYTVEVRVRSDRPTTIRRYRVRVR from the coding sequence GTGGCAGGGCTCGTTCTCGCGCTGGCGTGCGCCGCGCCGGCCGCGGCGTACACGCCGGAGGCGCCGTGGCCGCCCGCACAGGGTCCCGGGGCCCTCTACGCGCACTACGGCGAGGAGCACTGGAACGACGAGGACGGGCTCACCCTGCTGCCCAAGGTCGTGGCCGACGTCGTCCGCTACCGCCCCGCGGTCGTGACGATGTCCGGCGACAAGGCCAACGACGGCAACGCCGAGGAGCTCGAGCGCTGGCGCGAGATCATGCGCGCCTACGACGAGGCGGGCGTCCCCTACTTCGCCGCCGTGGGCAACCACGACCGCGAGGCCCCCCTCGGGCTGCCGGGCGGCGTGAGCCCGGTCGCCGACCTCTCCAACTACGTCGAGGTGTTCGCCGGCCGGCCGTACCCGTTCGGCGACGCGGCGCCCTACGACGACCCCGCACTGTCTCCGAAGGAGCGCCCCGTCGACGACCCCGAGGGCGCGGCCTCCCACTACTTCGTGGACCACGGCAACGTCCGCTGGATCTTCATCGACAACTCCTGCCAGAGCATCACCAACTGCGACCCGCTCCAGGCGCCGAGCGCCCAGAACGCGGCCGGGCGGCCGCAGTACGAGTTCCTCGAGCGCGCGGCCGGCGAGGCAGAGCGCGACGGCCGGCTCGCATTCGTGGTCATGCACCAGCCCACGCGCGACCCACGCGACCCCACGTACGCGGATCCGATCTCGCTGAACCACGTGATGGGCAAGGGCATCTCGCCCGACAACCAGCTGTTCGAGATCGTGGCCGAGCGCGCCGGCGTGGACGCCGTCTTCCTCGGCCACATCAAGGGGCAGTTCCTCTACCGCGGCCTCGGCGGGATCCCGTACTACATCGACGGCGGCGCGGGCGGCGAGCTCTACACCACCGGCCCGGTGGGCACCGACCACGGCTACTGGCACGGCTACCGCCTGCTGCGCGTGGACGGCGACCGGGTGGAGACCGACACGGTGCCGATCGTCGTGGAGGACGGCATCAGCATCGAAGGGCCGGACCGGGTGCGGCGCGGCGAGCGGCTGCACCTCGAGGCGTTTGCGCGCCAGCCCGTGTTCCACGACCCCGCGCAGGTACCGGCGCTGGAACTGCGCGACCCGGACCCGCGCCGGCCGGCACTGCTCGGCAGCGGGCTGCGCGACGCCGGACGCTGGCTGCTCATGCCTGCCCTGCTCCTGCTGCTGCTCGGCCTGGCCGCCCGCGCCGACCTGCTCTCGCGCGGCGGCCTCGCGCCGCTGGCCCTCGTCGTGGGGCTCGTGGCCGTCTCGGGCTACGGCGCGGTCTCGCTGGCGCAGTCGTCGCAGCCCACCCTCACCGCGAAGGAGGCCCTCCCCACCCCGGCGCGGATCTGGACATCGGGCAACCCACTCGTGCTCGCGCCCGTGGCGGCCGAGGAAGACGACCCCCGCCGCGACACCGCCAGCCAGACCGACTCGGGCGTGTTCGAGGCCTCATGTCCCGGGCGCGCGACGGTGGAGATCACCTCGGGCTGGGAGGCGCAGCGCACGCGCATCACCGCGCTCAGCCACAACGGGCGGATCGTGCGCTCCTTCCGCCGCGGCGCCCGCTCGCTGCGGGCCGGCCGAGCGCGGCGGGTGGCGTCCGTCCGGCTGGCCCAGCCGGCCGAGGTGCTTGTGCGGGTCCGCCGCCGCGGGCGCACCGTGGCCACGCTCGCCCACGAATGCGCGGACGGGACGCTGCACGCGGGCTGGGACGGCACCCGCCGCGGCCGCCGCGTGCGCGCCGGCATCTACACCGTGGAGGTCCGGGTGCGCTCGGACCGGCCCACCACGATCCGCCGCTACCGCGTGCGCGTCCGCTAG